Proteins from a genomic interval of Thermoanaerobaculia bacterium:
- a CDS encoding alkaline phosphatase family protein, whose translation MRTRARPRRAFGKIIGFALTGRLDASTAMFGRRPRTVAISKGASEVTRFRSRRALQAAAALPLLLTLGVSMLRALPADSAGGPRAVVLGFDGADAKLTEQWMNEGKLPNLARLREQGTFSPLRSTIPSQTPVSWSTFSTGLNPGRTSIFDFLKRDTTTYRPSFAAFDESSKPFLFGASNGPAVGALAAAAIFLVLLLLLKLFRVRLKAAALVAALFAVAAGAGGFWVGSTLLPEKVPSVINRRQGDPFWKVLGDAGKHVRVMRMPVTFPPEPFPHGEMLSGLGTPDLSGRIGKPFYFTSELFFQPRGGNEVSIEIVELEDNKGTLATEIKGPPNKLFPKQSDYIRIPMTIDVAADKSKVDIAVSNARLALKPGEWSPWVRFVFPFNSLIKVSGIGRFRVLAIEPEVRIYLSPIQFDPSDLPAIFDVTAPRAFAGELASRFGLFKTIGWMIDTWSIKGGTIDDKVFHEDTDFTVVEEEKILAGLLEDDWDVYFHYFEFTDRVQHVMWHHTDPQHPLYTAEGNARYGDSILKSYQQMDRIVGKVMEKVATMPAGTTLLIASDHGFAPWRRTMNYNTWLATEGYLVLKGSTGQQANLEDLFDQGQFFQDVDWSKTRAYAMGLGNVYINLKGREGQGIVNPGAEYEALTAEIRAKLPQYVDPQNGEHPVAYVFTRDEAYGTYDPALIPDLFPSNASGYRVGWQDSLGIVAKSIVEPNLDVWSADHCSVYPPLVDGILFANRKLDLSQKPYMADIMPTLLAIYDVPPTVELDGRSLVP comes from the coding sequence ATGAGGACGAGAGCCAGGCCCCGCAGGGCCTTTGGTAAGATCATCGGATTCGCGCTCACCGGGCGCCTTGATGCTAGCACTGCGATGTTCGGCCGCCGGCCTCGAACGGTGGCGATTTCCAAAGGAGCTTCCGAAGTGACTCGATTCCGCTCGCGCCGCGCGCTGCAGGCTGCTGCCGCCCTCCCGCTCCTCCTGACACTCGGTGTCTCGATGCTCCGGGCCCTCCCTGCCGACAGTGCCGGCGGCCCGCGGGCGGTCGTGCTCGGATTCGACGGCGCCGACGCCAAGCTCACCGAACAGTGGATGAACGAAGGGAAGCTCCCCAACCTCGCGCGCCTGCGTGAACAGGGGACCTTCTCGCCGCTGCGCTCGACGATCCCCTCGCAGACGCCGGTCTCCTGGTCCACCTTTTCGACGGGTCTGAATCCCGGCCGGACGTCGATCTTCGATTTCCTGAAGCGCGACACCACGACCTACCGCCCGAGTTTCGCGGCGTTCGACGAGTCGTCGAAGCCGTTCCTGTTCGGCGCCAGCAACGGCCCGGCGGTCGGCGCTCTGGCGGCGGCCGCGATCTTCCTCGTCCTGCTGCTGCTCCTCAAGCTGTTTCGCGTCCGCCTGAAAGCCGCAGCTCTCGTCGCGGCGCTGTTCGCGGTCGCCGCTGGCGCCGGCGGATTCTGGGTGGGCAGCACGCTCCTGCCCGAGAAGGTTCCGTCGGTCATCAACCGGCGCCAGGGAGATCCGTTCTGGAAGGTCCTGGGCGACGCCGGCAAGCACGTGCGCGTGATGCGCATGCCGGTGACCTTTCCGCCGGAGCCGTTCCCGCACGGCGAGATGCTCTCCGGCCTCGGCACGCCCGACCTTTCGGGCCGGATCGGGAAGCCCTTTTACTTCACCTCCGAGCTTTTCTTTCAGCCGCGCGGCGGCAACGAGGTGTCGATCGAGATCGTCGAGCTCGAGGACAACAAGGGGACGCTCGCGACCGAGATCAAGGGCCCGCCGAACAAGCTCTTCCCCAAGCAGTCGGACTACATCCGGATTCCGATGACGATCGATGTCGCGGCCGACAAGTCGAAGGTCGACATCGCGGTATCGAACGCCCGGCTCGCGCTCAAGCCGGGAGAGTGGAGTCCGTGGGTGCGCTTCGTCTTTCCCTTCAACTCGCTGATCAAGGTCTCCGGGATCGGTCGCTTCCGGGTGCTTGCGATCGAGCCCGAAGTGCGGATCTACCTCTCGCCGATCCAGTTCGACCCCTCCGACCTGCCGGCGATCTTCGACGTCACGGCGCCGCGCGCTTTCGCGGGCGAGCTCGCGTCGCGCTTCGGGCTGTTCAAGACGATCGGCTGGATGATCGACACCTGGTCGATCAAGGGCGGCACCATCGACGACAAGGTCTTCCACGAGGATACGGATTTCACCGTCGTCGAGGAGGAGAAGATCCTCGCCGGGCTGCTCGAGGACGATTGGGACGTCTACTTCCACTACTTCGAGTTCACCGACCGGGTGCAGCACGTCATGTGGCACCACACCGATCCGCAGCATCCGCTCTACACGGCGGAGGGCAATGCGAGGTACGGTGATTCGATCCTCAAGTCCTACCAGCAGATGGACCGAATCGTGGGCAAAGTGATGGAGAAGGTCGCGACGATGCCGGCCGGGACGACGCTTCTCATCGCTTCGGACCACGGTTTCGCCCCCTGGCGACGGACGATGAACTACAACACCTGGCTCGCCACCGAGGGCTATCTCGTGCTCAAGGGCTCGACCGGCCAGCAGGCGAATCTCGAGGATCTGTTCGACCAGGGCCAGTTCTTCCAGGACGTCGACTGGTCGAAGACGCGCGCCTATGCCATGGGGCTCGGCAACGTCTACATCAACCTGAAGGGCCGGGAAGGCCAAGGCATCGTCAATCCGGGTGCCGAGTACGAGGCGCTCACCGCCGAGATCCGCGCCAAGCTCCCACAGTACGTCGACCCGCAGAACGGCGAGCATCCGGTGGCCTACGTCTTCACCCGCGACGAGGCCTACGGCACCTACGACCCGGCGCTCATTCCGGACCTCTTCCCGTCGAACGCCTCGGGCTACCGGGTCGGCTGGCAGGACTCCCTCGGCATCGTCGCCAAGTCGATCGTCGAGCCGAATCTCGACGTCTGGAGCGCCGATCACTGCTCGGTCTACCCGCCGCTGGTGGACGGCATCCTGTTCGCGAACCGCAAGCTCGACCTGTCGCAGAAGCCGTACATGGCCGACATCATGCCGACCCTGCTCGCGATCTACGACGTGCCGCCAACAGTGGAGCTCGACGGCAGGAGTCTCGTCCCCTGA
- a CDS encoding STAS domain-containing protein codes for MKITKRERDGVIILEVEGKVTIGKGDVVLRETVHEAIGDRAVKMLINLGQVSTIDSSGVGELVSAFTTVTNRGGKLKLVNLPPKVNDILQITQLITVFEVFESEDEAVRSF; via the coding sequence ATGAAAATCACCAAGCGGGAACGGGATGGCGTGATCATTCTCGAAGTCGAGGGCAAGGTCACGATCGGCAAAGGTGACGTCGTCCTGCGCGAGACGGTGCACGAGGCGATCGGCGACCGGGCGGTCAAGATGCTGATCAACCTCGGCCAGGTCAGCACCATCGATTCATCGGGCGTGGGCGAACTGGTGAGCGCCTTCACGACGGTCACGAATCGCGGCGGCAAGCTGAAGCTCGTCAATCTGCCGCCGAAGGTCAACGACATCCTGCAGATCACCCAGCTGATCACGGTGTTCGAGGTGTTCGAGAGCGAAGACGAAGCCGTCCGATCCTTCTGA
- a CDS encoding ABC transporter substrate-binding protein: protein MVLRAGLLPLALLVAACGPAPPPRPPADNSLTVALESAPIHLDPRVATDQASSRVFELILDGLVTKDESGDFLPDLAESWEVLDLGARWRFHLRPGILFHDGSTFGAEDVAWTFETLLDGTVASSKRGAFAFLQRVVAIDATTVDFVLSEPFGALLPNLTSYLGIVPSGSTPEAMNRQPVGTGPFRFVSRTADTIELAAFDAHYRGRPRLDRVVLREIPEATVRVLELRKGSVQLVVNALPPDVVPLFRADPRFSVPAASGANYVYLGLNLTDPLLADRRVRRALALALDREKLVRTLWRGLGVVTETLLPPGNWARNDDLPATPFDPAAARAQLDEAGFPDPDGSGPEPRLRLTYKTSTDETAVLQAQILQSMWREIGVDVEIRSYEFATFYADIKRGNFQLFSLTWTGIADPDIYMLILHSQRVPPAGSNRGRYSNPRFDELVEQGARLPDRAARRPLYVEAQQIVAHDLPYLSLFTKVNVAVHPAGLVGYRHYPSGELHSLRTMYWAGRENADRERGEREGTERERIDPP from the coding sequence ATGGTACTGAGGGCCGGCCTCCTCCCGCTGGCGCTTCTCGTCGCGGCCTGCGGCCCGGCACCGCCCCCCCGCCCGCCGGCAGACAACTCCCTCACCGTCGCGCTCGAAAGCGCACCGATCCATCTCGATCCACGGGTCGCGACCGACCAGGCCTCGAGCCGCGTCTTCGAGCTCATCCTCGACGGGCTGGTGACGAAGGACGAGAGCGGCGACTTCCTGCCCGATCTCGCGGAGTCGTGGGAAGTGCTCGATCTCGGAGCGCGCTGGCGCTTTCACCTGCGCCCCGGCATTCTCTTCCACGACGGTTCGACCTTCGGGGCCGAGGATGTCGCGTGGACCTTCGAGACCCTGCTCGACGGCACGGTCGCCAGCTCGAAGCGCGGCGCCTTCGCCTTCCTGCAGCGGGTCGTCGCGATCGACGCGACCACCGTCGACTTCGTGCTCTCGGAGCCGTTCGGAGCTCTGCTGCCGAACCTCACTTCGTATCTGGGTATCGTACCGTCGGGCTCGACGCCCGAAGCGATGAACCGGCAGCCGGTCGGCACCGGCCCGTTCCGCTTCGTCTCGCGCACCGCCGACACCATCGAGCTCGCGGCGTTCGACGCCCACTACCGCGGCCGGCCGCGGCTCGACCGCGTCGTGCTGCGCGAGATCCCGGAGGCCACGGTGCGCGTGCTCGAGCTGCGCAAAGGCAGCGTTCAGCTGGTGGTGAACGCCCTGCCGCCCGACGTCGTGCCGCTCTTTCGCGCCGACCCGCGCTTCAGCGTGCCGGCCGCGAGCGGCGCGAACTACGTCTACCTCGGCCTGAACCTGACCGATCCGCTGCTCGCCGATCGCCGCGTGCGGCGCGCCCTCGCCCTGGCGCTCGACCGGGAGAAGCTGGTGCGCACGCTCTGGCGAGGCCTCGGCGTCGTCACCGAGACCCTCCTCCCACCCGGGAACTGGGCGAGGAACGACGATCTCCCCGCGACGCCCTTCGACCCGGCGGCGGCCCGCGCCCAGCTCGACGAGGCCGGCTTCCCCGACCCGGACGGGAGCGGGCCGGAGCCGCGCCTGCGCCTCACCTACAAGACGTCGACCGACGAAACCGCCGTCCTGCAGGCACAGATCCTCCAGTCGATGTGGCGCGAGATCGGCGTCGATGTCGAAATCCGCTCCTACGAGTTCGCGACGTTCTACGCCGACATCAAGCGCGGCAACTTCCAGCTCTTCAGCCTGACGTGGACGGGGATCGCCGACCCCGACATCTACATGCTCATTCTGCACTCGCAGCGCGTACCGCCGGCCGGGTCCAACCGCGGGCGCTACTCCAATCCGCGCTTCGACGAGCTCGTCGAGCAGGGCGCGCGCCTCCCCGACCGCGCTGCGCGTCGGCCGCTCTACGTCGAAGCGCAGCAGATCGTGGCGCACGACTTGCCCTATCTCTCACTGTTCACGAAGGTCAACGTCGCCGTCCACCCGGCCGGCCTCGTGGGCTATCGCCACTATCCGAGCGGCGAACTCCACAGCCTGCGCACGATGTACTGGGCGGGGCGGGAAAATGCCGACCGCGAAAGAGGCGAGCGCGAAGGCACCGAGCGGGAGAGAATCGACCCGCCGTGA
- a CDS encoding phospholipase A, with product MILPKALRGLALVLIHSLAPLAATSALAQVETISPEGCVGIDSDFERLACYDRAVGRHRRPGGIEEAPQATSPDSAPESSPTTPQREPFVGPPPPAEMMARPAVAGGLAEAGPPVASSLLDSRWELTRNAKLGTFGMRAFKPVYLLPAFYTDSPNQFPSSPEPGHSVTESENLDEVEAKFQISFKTKIAQELFGHRGDLWFGYTQSSRWQVYNSELSRPFRETNYEPELMLVFHTSYELLGLDGRLLGVSLNHQSNGTDLPYSRSWNRVIGMIGFERDAWTLVARPWWRLPEVAGGEDNPDLEDYAGRGDLLLVRRLREHEISLMARHSLRGGASSHGAVELGWVFPIHRDLKGYLQIFHGYAESLIDYNQSSTRIGLGISLLEWY from the coding sequence ATGATCTTACCAAAGGCCCTGCGGGGCCTGGCTCTCGTCCTCATCCACAGCCTCGCCCCGCTTGCCGCCACTTCCGCGCTCGCCCAGGTGGAGACGATCTCCCCCGAGGGCTGCGTCGGCATCGATTCGGACTTCGAGCGGCTGGCCTGCTATGACCGCGCCGTCGGCCGCCACAGGCGGCCCGGCGGCATCGAGGAGGCGCCGCAGGCGACCTCCCCGGACTCCGCTCCCGAGTCTTCGCCGACGACGCCGCAGCGCGAGCCCTTCGTCGGACCGCCGCCGCCGGCCGAGATGATGGCGCGGCCGGCCGTCGCCGGCGGACTCGCAGAGGCGGGCCCGCCGGTCGCGAGCTCACTCCTCGACAGCCGTTGGGAGCTCACCCGGAACGCCAAGCTCGGCACATTCGGGATGCGCGCCTTCAAGCCGGTCTATCTCCTGCCGGCCTTCTACACCGATTCTCCCAATCAGTTCCCCTCGAGCCCGGAGCCCGGTCACTCGGTGACCGAGTCCGAGAATCTGGACGAGGTGGAGGCGAAGTTCCAGATCAGCTTCAAGACCAAGATCGCCCAGGAGCTCTTCGGCCACCGGGGCGATCTCTGGTTCGGCTACACGCAGTCGTCCCGATGGCAGGTCTACAACAGTGAGTTGTCGCGCCCCTTCCGCGAGACCAACTACGAGCCGGAGTTGATGCTCGTCTTCCACACGAGCTACGAGCTTCTCGGACTCGACGGGCGCCTTCTCGGCGTTTCCCTCAACCACCAGTCGAACGGCACGGATCTGCCCTACTCCCGGAGCTGGAACCGCGTCATCGGCATGATCGGCTTCGAGCGCGACGCCTGGACGCTCGTCGCCCGGCCCTGGTGGCGGCTTCCCGAGGTCGCGGGCGGCGAAGACAACCCCGATCTCGAGGACTATGCCGGCCGGGGCGACCTCCTGCTCGTGCGCCGCCTGCGCGAGCACGAGATCAGCCTCATGGCCCGCCACTCGCTGCGCGGTGGCGCGAGCTCGCACGGCGCCGTCGAGCTCGGCTGGGTCTTTCCGATCCATCGCGACCTCAAGGGCTACCTGCAGATCTTCCACGGCTATGCCGAGAGCCTGATCGACTACAACCAGAGCTCGACCCGGATCGGACTCGGCATCTCGCTGCTCGAATGGTACTGA
- a CDS encoding polyprenyl synthetase family protein has translation MRAAVLSPGKRVRPMLTLAVAEMLGGASDDALDLACAVELVHCCSLVLDDLPAMDDAHLRRGRPTLHREHGEDVALLAAFALLNRGYALVAESSQRLHLSRYSPEELLHHLAQAIGTDGLIGGQAMDLANGGAPPTLADLEYIHSHKTGALFLAAAELGAMAVDARRRDLAAIGAFAKNLGLAFQIEDDLLDVLATSAETGKDEGQDASKVTFVKLLGVAGARSLADELLAFALASVAPFGRKAEVLCRLVEFVAGYGNLGSRQVTLTGAGGGGRTGDE, from the coding sequence ATGCGCGCTGCCGTTCTCTCGCCAGGCAAGCGTGTCCGCCCCATGCTGACCCTGGCGGTCGCCGAGATGCTCGGCGGCGCCTCCGACGACGCACTCGACCTGGCCTGCGCGGTGGAGCTCGTGCACTGCTGCTCCCTCGTGCTCGACGACCTGCCCGCGATGGACGACGCCCACCTCCGGCGCGGTCGGCCGACGCTGCATCGCGAGCACGGCGAAGACGTCGCGCTGCTCGCCGCGTTCGCCTTGCTCAACCGCGGCTATGCGCTCGTCGCCGAGTCTTCGCAGCGGCTCCATCTGTCGCGCTACAGCCCGGAAGAGCTCCTGCACCACCTCGCCCAGGCGATCGGCACCGACGGGCTCATCGGTGGTCAGGCGATGGACCTGGCGAACGGCGGCGCCCCTCCGACGCTCGCCGACCTCGAGTACATCCACAGCCACAAGACGGGCGCCCTCTTTCTCGCCGCGGCGGAGCTCGGCGCGATGGCGGTCGACGCGCGGCGGCGGGATCTGGCGGCGATCGGTGCTTTCGCGAAGAACCTCGGGCTCGCCTTCCAGATCGAGGACGATCTCCTCGACGTCCTCGCGACGAGCGCGGAGACCGGCAAGGACGAGGGTCAGGATGCCTCGAAGGTGACCTTCGTGAAGCTGCTCGGCGTCGCTGGGGCGCGCTCTCTCGCCGACGAGCTGCTCGCGTTCGCCCTCGCGTCGGTAGCGCCGTTCGGACGCAAGGCCGAGGTGCTGTGCAGACTGGTCGAGTTCGTGGCCGGCTACGGCAACCTGGGGAGTCGGCAGGTGACGTTGACGGGTGCGGGCGGAGGGGGCCGGACGGGCGATGAGTGA
- a CDS encoding CPBP family intramembrane metalloprotease translates to MEALRTIGPVVAALGAVLLFDHMTRRRGLDPPGFREPLRRIAATSLVAFSFYVGVFAAVGTIGRQGEIDLSQLSSWQLFALHALFALTIVGWWMAGFLAVPRPVPDMSAVAAEPVGETAASSAAGPSTGWRSFAEQLGMRTPNLRRELALGMVAGVGAWLAVLCAVFVFALVLSALSGEELLPQAPPAVIPWLAGRPILLRLAIAASAGLVEEAFFRGFLQPRIGIALSTVFFALAHLSYDQPIMLVGVTLLSLLYGLLTRWRQNIWPAIVAHFLFDAIQLLVVIPAVLELFQPSAP, encoded by the coding sequence GTGGAGGCTCTGCGAACGATCGGGCCGGTGGTCGCGGCGCTAGGCGCCGTGCTCCTCTTCGATCACATGACCCGGAGACGCGGGCTCGACCCGCCCGGATTCCGCGAGCCGCTGCGGCGGATCGCCGCGACGTCGCTGGTCGCGTTCAGTTTCTACGTCGGCGTCTTCGCCGCCGTCGGCACGATCGGCAGGCAGGGCGAGATCGACCTCTCCCAGTTGAGCAGCTGGCAGCTCTTCGCCCTGCACGCACTGTTCGCGCTGACGATCGTCGGCTGGTGGATGGCCGGATTCCTGGCGGTGCCGCGACCCGTTCCGGACATGTCGGCAGTCGCGGCGGAGCCGGTCGGCGAGACAGCCGCGAGCTCGGCCGCCGGGCCTTCGACCGGCTGGAGGAGCTTCGCCGAGCAGCTGGGAATGCGTACGCCGAATCTGCGGCGCGAGCTCGCCCTGGGAATGGTCGCCGGGGTCGGCGCCTGGCTCGCCGTGTTGTGCGCGGTCTTCGTTTTCGCCCTGGTGCTCTCCGCGCTCTCGGGCGAGGAGCTCCTCCCCCAGGCGCCGCCGGCGGTGATCCCGTGGCTCGCCGGGCGCCCGATCCTCCTGCGCCTGGCGATCGCCGCGTCGGCTGGACTGGTGGAGGAGGCGTTCTTCCGCGGCTTCCTTCAGCCGCGCATCGGTATCGCGCTCTCGACGGTCTTCTTCGCGCTCGCTCACCTCTCCTACGACCAGCCGATCATGCTCGTGGGCGTGACCCTGCTGTCGCTGCTCTACGGACTGCTGACCCGCTGGCGTCAGAACATCTGGCCGGCGATCGTCGCGCACTTTCTCTTCGACGCCATTCAGCTCCTGGTGGTCATACCGGCGGTCCTCGAGCTCTTCCAGCCCTCGGCGCCGTGA
- a CDS encoding alkaline phosphatase family protein, with amino-acid sequence MSDPRELEIARRELQRLGYLSHRVERFLLRDALAPVGDPRALAHLAWKVGLLAGMLLALANTLALAAANGLFAAAPADLLPLFLHLLPPLVIASAAGFVAVVAGFLFALKLFPRRSLEWLILGVTFVATALLFGWAVLRAWDLLLGLPRWQRVVAGIALPLVAAAVAKLLANGLLSIAIRMTRMTPRERLVSRRTILAVTGSILAIVATVAFVVPQRAPAAAPASLPKAAGERVLLVGLDGILAEEFDYLVARGALPAISGLMRDGAVVASYARAAELEPAEFWTTVATGVGGELHGVRSLDSFRPTGLETALARSGPWRFWWSGVAVPLGLAEHRPLLANRRAAFTFWELSARGGAPAAAVDWWATFPPEPLAGLVVAHGAFQLLLDGHLSAVAPADRAPDLARLARATEPGPSGSTLEAALPAKLAEELLRRAVLPDRFYREVARREAADRPEAMALYLPAIDLLAEGWIGGDVALADLVRAELEEADRLIGGLMEGVGTLVVVLDPGRRKGGMGRMGRVGRVLFAHPAPDPRAICRGGADLQVAPEAVAAALIRALGLPQSAELPEPPGFCSWPEPPARVSGFGERSPGGERPGDSRDYLENLRSLGYL; translated from the coding sequence ATGAGTGATCCGCGCGAGCTCGAGATCGCGCGGCGCGAGCTGCAGCGGCTCGGCTACCTGTCGCACCGCGTGGAGCGCTTCCTCTTGCGCGATGCCCTCGCTCCCGTGGGCGATCCGCGCGCGCTGGCGCACCTGGCGTGGAAGGTCGGACTACTCGCCGGTATGCTTCTGGCGCTCGCCAACACCCTGGCCCTGGCGGCGGCCAACGGGCTCTTCGCCGCTGCGCCAGCCGATCTCCTGCCGCTGTTCCTTCACCTCCTGCCGCCGCTGGTCATCGCATCCGCCGCCGGATTCGTCGCCGTCGTCGCCGGCTTCCTCTTCGCGCTCAAGCTCTTCCCGCGGCGCAGTCTCGAATGGCTGATTCTCGGCGTGACGTTCGTCGCCACCGCGCTGCTCTTCGGCTGGGCCGTCCTGCGGGCCTGGGATCTCCTGCTCGGGTTGCCGCGCTGGCAGCGCGTCGTCGCCGGCATCGCCCTGCCGCTGGTCGCGGCGGCGGTGGCGAAGCTCCTGGCGAACGGGCTGCTCTCGATCGCCATCCGCATGACCCGCATGACGCCGAGAGAGCGCCTGGTCTCGCGCCGCACCATCCTCGCCGTGACCGGCTCGATCCTGGCAATCGTCGCCACGGTCGCCTTCGTCGTGCCGCAGCGGGCTCCGGCCGCAGCGCCCGCCTCCCTGCCGAAGGCGGCCGGCGAGCGTGTCCTGTTGGTGGGGCTCGACGGCATTCTCGCCGAGGAGTTCGACTATCTGGTGGCGCGGGGCGCTCTGCCGGCCATCTCGGGACTGATGCGCGACGGGGCGGTCGTGGCGAGCTACGCGCGCGCCGCGGAGCTCGAACCGGCGGAGTTCTGGACGACCGTGGCGACGGGCGTCGGCGGCGAGCTCCATGGGGTGCGATCGCTGGACAGTTTCCGGCCGACCGGACTAGAGACGGCTCTCGCGCGGAGCGGGCCCTGGCGATTCTGGTGGTCCGGGGTGGCCGTGCCGCTGGGCCTTGCCGAGCATCGACCGCTGCTCGCCAACCGCCGGGCAGCTTTTACCTTCTGGGAGCTCTCGGCGCGCGGCGGAGCGCCGGCCGCGGCGGTCGACTGGTGGGCGACCTTCCCGCCCGAGCCGCTCGCCGGGCTGGTGGTCGCGCACGGCGCTTTCCAGCTTCTGCTGGATGGGCACCTGAGTGCCGTGGCGCCGGCCGATCGCGCGCCGGATCTCGCCCGGTTGGCCCGGGCGACCGAGCCCGGGCCTTCGGGCTCGACCCTGGAGGCAGCGCTGCCGGCCAAGCTCGCCGAAGAGCTGCTCCGGCGCGCGGTTCTCCCCGATCGCTTCTACCGCGAGGTCGCGCGCCGCGAGGCCGCTGACCGACCCGAGGCCATGGCGCTCTACCTTCCGGCCATCGATCTGCTCGCCGAGGGCTGGATCGGAGGGGACGTTGCCCTGGCCGACCTGGTGCGCGCCGAGCTCGAAGAGGCCGACCGCCTGATCGGCGGGCTGATGGAGGGCGTCGGCACCCTTGTGGTCGTGCTCGATCCCGGCCGCAGGAAAGGCGGCATGGGGAGGATGGGCAGGGTGGGGCGGGTTCTCTTCGCTCATCCGGCGCCGGATCCGCGCGCGATCTGCCGGGGTGGAGCCGATCTGCAGGTGGCTCCCGAGGCGGTCGCTGCCGCCCTGATCCGCGCCCTGGGCCTGCCGCAGAGTGCGGAGCTTCCCGAACCGCCCGGCTTTTGCTCCTGGCCGGAGCCGCCGGCGCGGGTCTCCGGCTTCGGCGAACGCTCGCCGGGCGGGGAACGACCCGGTGACAGCCGGGACTATCTCGAAAACCTGCGCTCGCTGGGATACCTCTAG
- a CDS encoding MFS transporter, whose product MVYPLLPGFLAALGGGAAVLGAMESAAEGVLALVKGWAGRASDRLGRRKPFVVAGYGASALARPLLALATTAAQVISLRLWDRLAKGLRTAPRDALIAEAVAPGERAYAFSYHRGLDHLGAACGPLLAAVLLLFSPGALRTVFLVATLPALAGFLTVAFGLPRETTRRSPPAVGGRGAAPSLGARSEPLPGPLRGALAAFFCFALGNASDAFLLLRAAEIGIGAVGLTLLWSAFHVVKWLASAPGGKLADRIGRRPAILLGWTLYAIAYTGFAVTAQPAALAALLALYAAFYGLTEGAERALVVELAGAGGSAGPGAAGASPPGAGSALGAFHLAAGVGTFLASLWFGVVWQLFGPSAAFLAGAALAACAATVLLFAAGGPAVPG is encoded by the coding sequence ATGGTGTACCCCCTGCTCCCGGGCTTCCTGGCGGCGCTGGGAGGCGGCGCGGCAGTGCTCGGCGCGATGGAGTCAGCCGCCGAGGGCGTCCTGGCGCTGGTCAAGGGTTGGGCCGGCCGGGCGAGCGATCGACTCGGGCGGCGCAAGCCCTTCGTCGTCGCCGGCTACGGCGCGTCGGCGCTGGCGCGACCCCTGCTCGCGCTCGCCACCACCGCCGCCCAGGTCATTTCGTTGCGGCTCTGGGACCGGCTCGCCAAGGGCCTGCGCACGGCGCCGCGCGACGCCCTGATCGCCGAGGCGGTCGCACCCGGCGAGCGCGCCTATGCCTTCTCCTATCACCGCGGCCTCGACCACCTGGGCGCCGCCTGCGGCCCCCTCCTCGCGGCGGTCCTCCTGCTCTTCTCGCCCGGCGCCTTGCGGACGGTTTTCCTGGTCGCGACGCTCCCGGCCCTCGCCGGCTTCCTGACTGTCGCTTTCGGCCTGCCGCGCGAGACCACCCGGCGCTCCCCGCCGGCGGTCGGCGGCCGGGGCGCCGCCCCTTCGCTCGGGGCGCGGTCCGAGCCTCTCCCCGGGCCACTGCGCGGGGCTCTGGCCGCTTTCTTCTGTTTCGCGCTGGGCAATGCGAGCGACGCCTTTCTCCTGCTGCGGGCCGCCGAAATCGGCATCGGAGCGGTCGGCCTCACTCTCCTCTGGTCGGCATTCCATGTCGTGAAGTGGCTCGCTTCGGCTCCCGGCGGCAAACTCGCCGACCGTATCGGCCGCCGGCCCGCCATCCTGCTCGGCTGGACCTTGTACGCCATCGCCTACACGGGCTTCGCGGTCACGGCACAGCCCGCGGCGCTCGCCGCCCTGCTCGCGCTCTATGCCGCCTTCTACGGTCTCACCGAAGGCGCCGAACGGGCGCTGGTGGTCGAGCTCGCCGGTGCGGGTGGCTCAGCTGGCCCCGGCGCCGCCGGAGCCAGCCCACCGGGCGCCGGCAGTGCACTCGGCGCGTTCCACCTCGCCGCAGGCGTCGGAACGTTCCTCGCCAGTCTCTGGTTTGGAGTCGTCTGGCAGCTCTTCGGGCCTTCAGCGGCCTTTCTCGCCGGCGCCGCCCTCGCCGCGTGCGCCGCGACGGTGTTGCTCTTCGCGGCCGGCGGGCCGGCAGTGCCAGGGTGA
- a CDS encoding ATP-binding protein, with protein MTSTAGRELHLTIGSRFENIELVQAVVDDALREGGAAEDARHWIGLALREAVANAIKHGNRQDPDKQVEIQASFDPEQVEIRVDDQGAGFDPDEVVDPLAPENRFRASGRGIFYMRKFMDEVEFESGPSGGTRLRLRKRLTPAPEAGNISSNIQHHEQ; from the coding sequence ATGACTTCGACCGCGGGACGGGAGCTCCATCTGACGATCGGCAGCCGGTTCGAGAATATCGAGCTGGTGCAGGCGGTCGTGGACGATGCGCTGCGCGAAGGTGGCGCGGCCGAGGACGCCCGGCACTGGATCGGTCTGGCGCTGCGCGAGGCGGTGGCCAACGCCATCAAGCACGGCAACCGCCAGGACCCCGACAAGCAGGTGGAGATCCAGGCCAGTTTCGACCCGGAGCAGGTGGAGATCCGGGTCGACGACCAGGGGGCCGGCTTCGATCCGGACGAAGTGGTCGATCCCCTGGCGCCGGAGAACCGTTTTCGCGCCAGCGGTCGGGGCATCTTCTATATGCGAAAGTTCATGGACGAGGTCGAATTCGAATCCGGCCCCTCGGGAGGGACACGGCTCCGGCTGCGCAAGCGGCTGACCCCCGCCCCCGAGGCCGGCAACATCTCCAGCAACATCCAACATCACGAACAATAG